The Mangifera indica cultivar Alphonso chromosome 8, CATAS_Mindica_2.1, whole genome shotgun sequence genome has a window encoding:
- the LOC123223906 gene encoding uncharacterized protein LOC123223906 isoform X2 — protein MPSSNAATVLSTVPPIQSPKFNCKRVSINCHGNFGGKTVNTLTVFRRLNCSTHTIARDGSKSADLDVPFPGDYSELLEQAKNAVELAVKDGKQLMEIEFPTAGLDSVPGDGEGGIEMTGSMMLIREFCDQFVTPEKATRTRIFFPEANEVKFARKSAFEGASFKLDYLTKPSFFEDFGLTEKVKMADRVQPEDEMFLVAYPYFNVNEMLVVEELYKEAVSNTTRKMIIFNGELDRIRKFKDQTVAAYVHIVGTFVLSIWIKVILE, from the exons ATGCCATCATCTAACGCCGCCACCGTCCTGTCTACGGTTCCTCCAATTCAAAGTCCAAAG TTTAACTGCAAAAGGGTCTCAATAAATTGTCATGGCAATTTTGGTGGTAAAACGGTCAACACACTGACAGTGTTTAGAAGACTCAATTGTTCTACTCATACCATTGCACGGGATGGTAGTAAGTCGGCTGACCTTGATGTGCCATTCCCCGGTGACTACTCTGAACTTCTCGAACAA GCAAAAAATGCTGTTGAATTAGCTGTGAAAGATGGCAAACAGTTGATG GAAATCGAATTCCCAACAGCTGGACTTGATTCTGTACCTG GTGATGGTGAAGGAGGAATAGAAATGACTGGAAGCATGATGCTGATACGTGAATTTTGTGATCAGTTTGTAACCCCTGAGAAAGCTACACGAACTAGAATA TTTTTCCCGGAGGCAAATGAAGTAAAATTTGCAAGAAAATCGGCTTTTGAAGGAGCATCTTTTAAGTTAGACTATCTTACAAAGCCTTCATTTTTTGAGGATTTTGGTTTGACCGAAAAGGTCAAAATGGCAGACCGTGTGCAACCTGAAGATGAAATGTTCCTAGTTGCTTATCCATATTTTAATGTCAATG AGATGCTTGTGGTGGAAGAGCTTTACAAGGAAGCAGTCTCCAATACTACACgaaaaatgattatattcaATGGAGAACTTGACCGGATAAG GAAGTTCAAGGATCAAACTGTAGCTGCATATGTCCATATTGTTGGT